The Bos javanicus breed banteng chromosome 24, ARS-OSU_banteng_1.0, whole genome shotgun sequence genome segment TGGGACCGAGGTGTCccgctcagactcacatccagaCGAGCACCTACCCAGCCTCCGTTGTCCTGGATCCAGGTGTGCAGGTGCCGGTTCAGGTACTCGGTCATCCACAGGGCGATGCTGTCCACCAGGGGCGACATCTCCCGGTTGACGCTCTCCACACACATGACCCCTCCGAACTCAAAGAAGGCCACGATGCGCCCCCAGTTCACCCCGTCCCTGAAGAGCTCCTCCACCACCGTGGCGAAGCGTCCCCTCGCGGTGAAGGGCGTCAGGTGCAGTTGACTGGACATCTCGGCGAAGTCGCGGCGGTAGCGCCGAGAGAAGTCATCGCCGGCCTGGCGCAGGGTCAGGTGCACCACAGGCGGCACCGGGCTGGGCGCAggcccggcggcggcggccgggggcggcggcggggaggtCCTGGAGGGCGCGGGTGTGCGGCCCGGCTGGGAGGACAGGATGCCCGGCGCGGGAGCGGCCCCGGGGGGCGCGGCGCCCGCGTCTCCGGCATCCCACTCGTAGCCCCGCTGCGACAGCTTATAGTGGATGTACTTCATCACGATCTCTCGGTTATCGTAGCCTGTTCCCCCCGCGTGCGCCATCCTTCCGCCGCGGAAAGGCAGCCGGGTCCCACAGCACCTCTCGCCCCCCGCTGCCCGCCCCACGGCCCCGCAAGAGGGGTGAAGAGTTATAATCCAGCTATTTCATTGGATGTGCTTTGCATTCCTGGATGAGGGGGTGTCTTCAATCACGCGGAACACTTGATTCTGGTGTTTCCCTCTTGGCATGAGATgcaggaaatttttatttaaattccttTCGGATCTTTATTTCATGAGGCACATTATTAATTACTGTTAATATCAGTCTACCTCCTCCGTGATGCTGAAAGGTTAAAAAACTAATCAGTCAAAATCAGGTGCGTTTCCCTCTATACGCTGGTTGAAAGCAGGGCACACACACAAGTTACACGCTGAGAATATATTAAACTGCCTGGAAATTAAACTTACTCCAATGCACTTAAAGTGAAAATCGCAAAGGTTCCCATTGACAGTTACATTAAACCAATTTCCTGTGCAAAGAACTTACTTGTATTTTTTAAGGACAGCATGATCCTCTGTgaagtttccttttttgtgaaaacaaatgaaaaagcaaaaagattccCTCAATCTTCAGAACTCTCCAGTTAGAGCTGCTCTGAAAACTTCCAAATGAAtcaggagttgggggaggggggtgcaaAAAATTAGGAGAAtttccagtttgattcctagacTTCTTCACAGAAATGTCAGTCTGTAGGAATCCCAACCGGAGATCTCAAGAGCACGAGCAAACGGaaggcagcggcggcggcggatGAATTACCATTTCTCAGTCGGTATTTGCAGAAGTCCTGGGATTTTCCCCTTCTCGGCAATTTTCACGCGCGCACACACGCGCGGGCACACACATGGATCTGTGTCCGCGGGGCCGCCTCACGCCTCCCCGGGGAGAGAACACCGGGCCGGAGTCGGCGGGCGAGCCGCGGACGCGGGCGGGGATCCTCTCCGGATCAAACTCCGAACGGCCAATGCATTTTCCGAAGAGCTGCCGATAGACGCAGGCTGGCCGCGCCGGCCCCGCGGTGCCGAGCGCGAGGAGCCCGCGCTGTGTGTGGTGCAGCGAGGGTGGGAGGCGGCGCTGGCGGGGgagggctttattttttttccccctcttttcctaAAAAGGGATGACTGCTACGAAGTTCTCCCCCCCCGGACCCCTCTTCCGCTGCACCCCACCGGCGCACCCCGCCTCCGGGCCGCGcaccctctccccgcccccgcgCCGCGCGCTCCGGCCGAGGACGCCGCCCGGGGGGGCCCGGCGCCCGCACCTTCGCGGCGGCGGGGGGaccgggcgcggggcggggcggcgggagGAAGGGGGCGGCGCGGGGGGCCCGGCCTCTGACTTCATTCTCCGCTCGAACCGCCCGGTTTCCTGTGCGTGCGTCACACGgttcattcaaaaaaagaagaaaggacgGGCCCTCCCCGGAGCCGCCCCCCCGGCCGGGTTAAAGGCGCCGCGGCCGGCGCGGAGCGCGCGCCCCGCCGGGGGCTCTGCGGGCGGGGGCCGCGGGAATGGGGGGGTCCGGGACGCCCCGCCCGCTCCGCGCGCCCggccggggtggggggcgcgGGCGGCGCGGTGGGCGCGCGAGGGGCCTCCTCGGGCCTGCGGCGGCCGGGCGCGCGCTCGGGGTCTCCGGGGCCCGCGAGGGGCCGGGGGCGCCCGGGGAACCGCCCGCGGCCGGGGTCGGCTGCCGGGGGCAGAGGCGGGGAGCGGGGGACACCGAGAAAACCGGCGCCGGGAGTCGCTTGGACCCTTTCTAGCCGCGGGCGCGCGCCTGCAAGTGCGCGCGCGTCCGCACCCCGGGTGTCCACACTCGGCCGATGCTGACCCCGAGCAGGGGCTTCGGCGCCGGCCTCCCGAGAAGAGAGGCCACGCCGCGCGCGCCTCGGCGAGGGAAGCCCCGAGCCTCGCGTTTCCTTCCAGCTGCTTCCTGGCTGTCCACGCAGAGCGCGCGCTTCGGAGACCCCACCCGGGCCCAGGCTAGACGCGGCTCCCGGGGCCCGCGGACGGACGGCCCGGGCGGCCGAGCGCTGTCCGGTGCGAGTGGTGGTGGAgggctctgcgaccccagggactgcggcccgcgggctcccctgtccatgggattctccgggcaacaAGACcgtccctgctccaggggatctccctgacccagggatcgaacccaggtctcctgcattgcaggcagattctttcttccTCGCTCCCAACCATTTCGGCCCCGGGTTATTAGGCGCCGTGGGGCCTACGGGGCAGTTTCAGGCCCGCAGCCCCAGTCAGGGCAGGTGGGTTTCTAAAGGCCTCCCGGTTGTCCAGCACTCAGTTGTAGACGTCCGCACCTTCTCGAGTTATCTATACATACACCAACCTATATATACACGTATGTgtacacatttttaatatttttatactcattcatatatattttatatacgtaaacatttttaaaaattcatcagtACAAATGGCCTCCAGAAAAAAAGCACAGAGGGCAGACAAGTTGcatgtgcttatttttatttctaaaagtctttgacaaagtgccagggaaaaaaatgtttactaaTAGCATGGCGGCTTAGttaatcgggcttccctggtggctcagacggtaaagactctgcctgcaatgcagggagaccagggttccatccctgggtcaggtagatcccagggaaaagggaatggttacccactccagtattcttgcctagagaattccatggacagaggagcctggcggcctacagtccacggggtcgcaaagagtcgcgcACACATCACTGAGCGACTCACACCTGATAGGGCTCAAGTAAAACTTACGGGAGCCTGGTTTGTTGTGGGCTTAGAAATACAAGGATCAACTACTGCCCTGTCTACGCGTACCTTCTCACACTGTATTTGGTCTCCTTCCTAGACTAAAATCAACACGTTCATTCTTTGGTAAAATAAGCACagcaaattattttcatttcttcatttatcaaAGCCAGTCAGCCAACATGCCAGCCCACCTCTTGCCTGTAGGAATGTGTACCTGGTACAAATGTCTTATCCAGGCAAGGAGTGAAGGAAGATGGCCCTTCCTGCTTCCAGCTGCTGGGACCGTCACCTTTTCTCCACAGCAGTGACGACGAAGCGCGATGGCCTGGGGATCTGTTCTCGCGGAAACAGAGGAAAGCCAAGCTGAGGCCACCCGTCCTGGTTAGGGGTCTTCTCAGAACTTGCCTTAACTCCTGAAGTTACTTAGGAGGAACTGAAAGCCTCAGTGCTTGTGACCCAGCATGCGAGTGAGGAAACGAGAGGCCAGAGCTGGAACCAGGCTGTCCTCCTGCCAGGGGGGAGACCAGAAGGAAACAGAGCCCATTCCGAGTGAAGGAAAGCCTGCCTCGTTCTCTCCTTTACTCCACAGATGATTCTTCCACACTTAAGTGGCACCTTGATCATAATCCAACATTCTCAGGACAGGTCTGCATTAATCTTGACTAAGGCTAAATATTCCCTAGGAATGTTCTGGGTACTCCTTCAATCAAAATAGTGAAACCACTCCTCCATTCAGATTGCATGCTTATCAGATTCCACCAGAAGTGTCAGGGCAGGCAGTCCTCAGAAGTGTGTGAATTAACTGAGTATTGGTGACCTAGT includes the following:
- the BCL2 gene encoding apoptosis regulator Bcl-2 isoform X1; translated protein: MAHAGGTGYDNREIVMKYIHYKLSQRGYEWDAGDAGAAPPGAAPAPGILSSQPGRTPAPSRTSPPPPPAAAAGPAPSPVPPVVHLTLRQAGDDFSRRYRRDFAEMSSQLHLTPFTARGRFATVVEELFRDGVNWGRIVAFFEFGGVMCVESVNREMSPLVDSIALWMTEYLNRHLHTWIQDNGGWDAFVELYGPSMRPLFDFSWLSLKALLSLALVGACITLGAYLGHK
- the BCL2 gene encoding apoptosis regulator Bcl-2 isoform X3 — encoded protein: MAHAGGTGYDNREIVMKYIHYKLSQRGYEWDAGDAGAAPPGAAPAPGILSSQPGRTPAPSRTSPPPPPAAAAGPAPSPVPPVVHLTLRQAGDDFSRRYRRDFAEMSSQLHLTPFTARGRFATVVEELFRDGVNWGRIVAFFEFGGVMCVESVNREMSPLVDSIALWMTEYLNRHLHTWIQDNGGWV
- the BCL2 gene encoding apoptosis regulator Bcl-2 isoform X2, which produces MAHAGGTGYDNREIVMKYIHYKLSQRGYEWDAGDAGAAPPGAAPAPGILSSQPGRTPAPSRTSPPPPPAAAAGPAPSPVPPVVHLTLRQAGDDFSRRYRRDFAEMSSQLHLTPFTARGRFATVVEELFRDGVNWGRIVAFFEFGGVMCVESVNREMSPLVDSIALWMTEYLNRHLHTWIQDNGGWSPENCFSRGPRRDDSGKPNPRQDAEQPV